A single Suricata suricatta isolate VVHF042 chromosome 2, meerkat_22Aug2017_6uvM2_HiC, whole genome shotgun sequence DNA region contains:
- the NUDT13 gene encoding nucleoside diphosphate-linked moiety X motif 13 isoform X3, protein MSLRPELERLLAKFGQDTQRIEDSVLIGCSEQHEAWFALDLGLSSSSSINASLQKPEMETELKGSFTELRKAVFQLNTKDASLLSTAQALLRWHDAHQFCSRSGQPTKKNMAGSKRVCPSNKIIYYPQMAPVVITLVSDGTRCLLARQSSFPKGMYSALAGFCDIGESLEEAVRREVAEEVGLEVERLQYSASQHWPFPNSSLMIACHATVKSGQTEIQVNLRELEAAGWFSHDEVATALRRSNPYPQQQNGTFWLPPKLAIAHQLIKEWVEKPACSTLPA, encoded by the exons ATGTCACTAAGACCCG agTTGGAAAGACTCCTGGCTAAGTTTGGACAGGACACACAAAGAATAGAAGATTCTGTGCTGATTGGATGCTCTGAGCAGCATGAAGCGTGGTTTGCGCTAGATCTAGGTCTAAGTAGCTCTTCTTCCATAAATG CTTCCTTACAGAAAccagaaatggagacagagcTCAAGGGGTCTTTCACTGAGCTAAGGAAGGCTGTGTTTCAGCTGAATACAAAGGATGCGTCCTTGCTGTCCACG GCTCAGGCTCTTCTCCGTTGGCATGATGCTCATCAGTTCTGTAGCAGAAGTGGGCAGCCCACCAAGAAGAATATGGCTGGAAGCAAGCGTGTATGCCCTTCCAATAAGATCATCTATTATCCACAG ATGGCTCCTGTGGTGATCACTCTGGTGTCGGATGGGACTCGATGCCTGCTTGCCCGCCAGAGCTCCTTTCCCAAGGGAATGTATTCTGCCTTGGCAGGTTTTTGTGATATAG GTGAAAGTCTGGAAGAGGCTGTCCGGAGAGAAGTTGCAGAAGAGGTGGGATTGGAGGTGGAAAGGCTGCAATACTCTGCATCCCAGCACTGGCCGTTCCCTAATAGCTCACTCATGATTGCTTGTCATGCAACTGTGAAATCAGGGCAGACAGAG ATCCAGGTGAACTTGAGAGAACTAGAGGCAGCTGGCTGGTTCAGTCATGATGAAGTGGCCACAGCCCTGAGGAGAAGTAATCCATACCCTCAGCAACAGAATGGGACATTCTGGTTGCCACCCAAGTTAGCCATTGCCCACCAACTGATTAAGGAGTGGGTGGAAAAGCCAGCCTGTTCTACCCTGCCTGCTTAG
- the NUDT13 gene encoding nucleoside diphosphate-linked moiety X motif 13 isoform X1: MSLYCGIACRRKSFWCYRLLSTYVTKTRYLFELKEDDDACKRAQQTGAFYLFHSLAPLVQKSEHQYQAPQYSLLGLKPLGFGIQELERLLAKFGQDTQRIEDSVLIGCSEQHEAWFALDLGLSSSSSINASLQKPEMETELKGSFTELRKAVFQLNTKDASLLSTAQALLRWHDAHQFCSRSGQPTKKNMAGSKRVCPSNKIIYYPQMAPVVITLVSDGTRCLLARQSSFPKGMYSALAGFCDIGESLEEAVRREVAEEVGLEVERLQYSASQHWPFPNSSLMIACHATVKSGQTEIQVNLRELEAAGWFSHDEVATALRRSNPYPQQQNGTFWLPPKLAIAHQLIKEWVEKPACSTLPA; encoded by the exons ATGTCCCTCTATTGTGGAATTGCTTGCAGGAGAAAATCTTTTTGGTGCTATAGGCTGCTGTCAACTTATGTCACTAAGACCCG gtATTTATTTGAACTGAAGGAAGATGATGATGCATGTAAAAGAGCCCAGCAGACAGGAGCATTTTACCTCTTTCATAGCCTGGCTCCTTTGGTTCAGAAATCAGAACATCAATACCAGGCCCCCCAGTATAGCCTCCTAG ggTTAAAGCCATTGGGATTTGGCATCCAAG agTTGGAAAGACTCCTGGCTAAGTTTGGACAGGACACACAAAGAATAGAAGATTCTGTGCTGATTGGATGCTCTGAGCAGCATGAAGCGTGGTTTGCGCTAGATCTAGGTCTAAGTAGCTCTTCTTCCATAAATG CTTCCTTACAGAAAccagaaatggagacagagcTCAAGGGGTCTTTCACTGAGCTAAGGAAGGCTGTGTTTCAGCTGAATACAAAGGATGCGTCCTTGCTGTCCACG GCTCAGGCTCTTCTCCGTTGGCATGATGCTCATCAGTTCTGTAGCAGAAGTGGGCAGCCCACCAAGAAGAATATGGCTGGAAGCAAGCGTGTATGCCCTTCCAATAAGATCATCTATTATCCACAG ATGGCTCCTGTGGTGATCACTCTGGTGTCGGATGGGACTCGATGCCTGCTTGCCCGCCAGAGCTCCTTTCCCAAGGGAATGTATTCTGCCTTGGCAGGTTTTTGTGATATAG GTGAAAGTCTGGAAGAGGCTGTCCGGAGAGAAGTTGCAGAAGAGGTGGGATTGGAGGTGGAAAGGCTGCAATACTCTGCATCCCAGCACTGGCCGTTCCCTAATAGCTCACTCATGATTGCTTGTCATGCAACTGTGAAATCAGGGCAGACAGAG ATCCAGGTGAACTTGAGAGAACTAGAGGCAGCTGGCTGGTTCAGTCATGATGAAGTGGCCACAGCCCTGAGGAGAAGTAATCCATACCCTCAGCAACAGAATGGGACATTCTGGTTGCCACCCAAGTTAGCCATTGCCCACCAACTGATTAAGGAGTGGGTGGAAAAGCCAGCCTGTTCTACCCTGCCTGCTTAG
- the NUDT13 gene encoding nucleoside diphosphate-linked moiety X motif 13 isoform X5 codes for MAGSKRVCPSNKIIYYPQMAPVVITLVSDGTRCLLARQSSFPKGMYSALAGFCDIGESLEEAVRREVAEEVGLEVERLQYSASQHWPFPNSSLMIACHATVKSGQTEIQVNLRELEAAGWFSHDEVATALRRSNPYPQQQNGTFWLPPKLAIAHQLIKEWVEKPACSTLPA; via the exons ATGGCTGGAAGCAAGCGTGTATGCCCTTCCAATAAGATCATCTATTATCCACAG ATGGCTCCTGTGGTGATCACTCTGGTGTCGGATGGGACTCGATGCCTGCTTGCCCGCCAGAGCTCCTTTCCCAAGGGAATGTATTCTGCCTTGGCAGGTTTTTGTGATATAG GTGAAAGTCTGGAAGAGGCTGTCCGGAGAGAAGTTGCAGAAGAGGTGGGATTGGAGGTGGAAAGGCTGCAATACTCTGCATCCCAGCACTGGCCGTTCCCTAATAGCTCACTCATGATTGCTTGTCATGCAACTGTGAAATCAGGGCAGACAGAG ATCCAGGTGAACTTGAGAGAACTAGAGGCAGCTGGCTGGTTCAGTCATGATGAAGTGGCCACAGCCCTGAGGAGAAGTAATCCATACCCTCAGCAACAGAATGGGACATTCTGGTTGCCACCCAAGTTAGCCATTGCCCACCAACTGATTAAGGAGTGGGTGGAAAAGCCAGCCTGTTCTACCCTGCCTGCTTAG
- the NUDT13 gene encoding nucleoside diphosphate-linked moiety X motif 13 isoform X2: MSLYCGIACRRKSFWCYRLLSTYVTKTRYLFELKEDDDACKRAQQTGAFYLFHSLAPLVQKSEHQYQAPQYSLLELERLLAKFGQDTQRIEDSVLIGCSEQHEAWFALDLGLSSSSSINASLQKPEMETELKGSFTELRKAVFQLNTKDASLLSTAQALLRWHDAHQFCSRSGQPTKKNMAGSKRVCPSNKIIYYPQMAPVVITLVSDGTRCLLARQSSFPKGMYSALAGFCDIGESLEEAVRREVAEEVGLEVERLQYSASQHWPFPNSSLMIACHATVKSGQTEIQVNLRELEAAGWFSHDEVATALRRSNPYPQQQNGTFWLPPKLAIAHQLIKEWVEKPACSTLPA; the protein is encoded by the exons ATGTCCCTCTATTGTGGAATTGCTTGCAGGAGAAAATCTTTTTGGTGCTATAGGCTGCTGTCAACTTATGTCACTAAGACCCG gtATTTATTTGAACTGAAGGAAGATGATGATGCATGTAAAAGAGCCCAGCAGACAGGAGCATTTTACCTCTTTCATAGCCTGGCTCCTTTGGTTCAGAAATCAGAACATCAATACCAGGCCCCCCAGTATAGCCTCCTAG agTTGGAAAGACTCCTGGCTAAGTTTGGACAGGACACACAAAGAATAGAAGATTCTGTGCTGATTGGATGCTCTGAGCAGCATGAAGCGTGGTTTGCGCTAGATCTAGGTCTAAGTAGCTCTTCTTCCATAAATG CTTCCTTACAGAAAccagaaatggagacagagcTCAAGGGGTCTTTCACTGAGCTAAGGAAGGCTGTGTTTCAGCTGAATACAAAGGATGCGTCCTTGCTGTCCACG GCTCAGGCTCTTCTCCGTTGGCATGATGCTCATCAGTTCTGTAGCAGAAGTGGGCAGCCCACCAAGAAGAATATGGCTGGAAGCAAGCGTGTATGCCCTTCCAATAAGATCATCTATTATCCACAG ATGGCTCCTGTGGTGATCACTCTGGTGTCGGATGGGACTCGATGCCTGCTTGCCCGCCAGAGCTCCTTTCCCAAGGGAATGTATTCTGCCTTGGCAGGTTTTTGTGATATAG GTGAAAGTCTGGAAGAGGCTGTCCGGAGAGAAGTTGCAGAAGAGGTGGGATTGGAGGTGGAAAGGCTGCAATACTCTGCATCCCAGCACTGGCCGTTCCCTAATAGCTCACTCATGATTGCTTGTCATGCAACTGTGAAATCAGGGCAGACAGAG ATCCAGGTGAACTTGAGAGAACTAGAGGCAGCTGGCTGGTTCAGTCATGATGAAGTGGCCACAGCCCTGAGGAGAAGTAATCCATACCCTCAGCAACAGAATGGGACATTCTGGTTGCCACCCAAGTTAGCCATTGCCCACCAACTGATTAAGGAGTGGGTGGAAAAGCCAGCCTGTTCTACCCTGCCTGCTTAG
- the NUDT13 gene encoding nucleoside diphosphate-linked moiety X motif 13 isoform X4 translates to METELKGSFTELRKAVFQLNTKDASLLSTAQALLRWHDAHQFCSRSGQPTKKNMAGSKRVCPSNKIIYYPQMAPVVITLVSDGTRCLLARQSSFPKGMYSALAGFCDIGESLEEAVRREVAEEVGLEVERLQYSASQHWPFPNSSLMIACHATVKSGQTEIQVNLRELEAAGWFSHDEVATALRRSNPYPQQQNGTFWLPPKLAIAHQLIKEWVEKPACSTLPA, encoded by the exons atggagacagagcTCAAGGGGTCTTTCACTGAGCTAAGGAAGGCTGTGTTTCAGCTGAATACAAAGGATGCGTCCTTGCTGTCCACG GCTCAGGCTCTTCTCCGTTGGCATGATGCTCATCAGTTCTGTAGCAGAAGTGGGCAGCCCACCAAGAAGAATATGGCTGGAAGCAAGCGTGTATGCCCTTCCAATAAGATCATCTATTATCCACAG ATGGCTCCTGTGGTGATCACTCTGGTGTCGGATGGGACTCGATGCCTGCTTGCCCGCCAGAGCTCCTTTCCCAAGGGAATGTATTCTGCCTTGGCAGGTTTTTGTGATATAG GTGAAAGTCTGGAAGAGGCTGTCCGGAGAGAAGTTGCAGAAGAGGTGGGATTGGAGGTGGAAAGGCTGCAATACTCTGCATCCCAGCACTGGCCGTTCCCTAATAGCTCACTCATGATTGCTTGTCATGCAACTGTGAAATCAGGGCAGACAGAG ATCCAGGTGAACTTGAGAGAACTAGAGGCAGCTGGCTGGTTCAGTCATGATGAAGTGGCCACAGCCCTGAGGAGAAGTAATCCATACCCTCAGCAACAGAATGGGACATTCTGGTTGCCACCCAAGTTAGCCATTGCCCACCAACTGATTAAGGAGTGGGTGGAAAAGCCAGCCTGTTCTACCCTGCCTGCTTAG